The Gymnodinialimonas sp. 57CJ19 genome includes a window with the following:
- a CDS encoding HlyD family efflux transporter periplasmic adaptor subunit — protein MRFLTRALIGLFLTACTVGLFALAGSITYGALQARWADEGRPPPTRERVFAAEVAPLEFGEETPILTAFGEIRSRRTLELRAPAEGTVIELAEGFEDGGAVTAGQLLLRIDPAEAQSARDTAATDLRDAENELAEATRALELAEEEVAAARMQAEIRSRALIRASDLLERGVGSAAAVETAELADATARQQILSQRRALAVAEARVDNADTALDRRRIALAEAERRLAQTELRAEFSGVLTEVDAAAGRLVNRNERLAALIDADALEVAFRISTAQYIRLLNEEGALTQRPVRVILDVFGLDVQASATLTRESGAVEEGQSGRLLFARLETPRGLRVGDFVRVEVDEPTLPRVARLPAAALGSDGQILLLGENNVLEAVDVSLMSRQGDTVLIRGEQGAGPLQGRDVVLARTPVLGAGIRVNPIRPDAPDAAEVPDTIALDPDRRARLIAFVEGNGFIPADVRERMLRQLAEEEVPTRMVNRLEARMGS, from the coding sequence ATGCGGTTTCTCACTCGTGCTTTGATCGGTCTTTTCCTGACGGCTTGCACGGTGGGCCTTTTCGCTTTGGCAGGCAGCATTACCTACGGCGCGTTGCAGGCCCGCTGGGCGGATGAGGGGCGCCCGCCTCCGACGCGCGAACGGGTTTTTGCGGCAGAGGTGGCCCCCTTGGAGTTTGGGGAGGAAACCCCGATCCTGACAGCCTTTGGTGAAATCAGATCGCGGCGCACACTGGAGCTTCGCGCGCCCGCTGAAGGCACAGTGATCGAGTTGGCCGAGGGGTTTGAAGACGGCGGCGCCGTCACCGCAGGGCAGCTTTTGTTGCGGATTGATCCGGCAGAAGCGCAATCCGCCCGCGACACGGCAGCCACCGATCTGCGCGATGCCGAGAATGAACTGGCGGAAGCGACCCGCGCCTTGGAACTGGCCGAGGAAGAGGTCGCCGCCGCGCGGATGCAGGCCGAAATTCGCAGCCGCGCCTTGATCCGGGCCAGCGATTTGCTGGAGCGCGGCGTAGGCTCTGCCGCGGCGGTGGAAACGGCGGAACTGGCCGATGCCACGGCGCGTCAGCAAATCCTGTCGCAACGCCGCGCCTTGGCGGTGGCAGAGGCGCGGGTCGATAACGCTGATACAGCGCTGGACCGCCGTCGGATCGCCTTAGCCGAGGCCGAGCGGCGCTTGGCGCAAACGGAGTTGCGGGCAGAATTCAGCGGCGTGTTGACCGAAGTGGACGCCGCCGCAGGCCGCTTGGTAAACCGCAACGAACGCCTTGCCGCCTTGATAGACGCTGATGCGCTAGAGGTCGCTTTCAGGATCTCGACCGCGCAATACATCCGCCTTCTGAATGAGGAAGGCGCGTTGACCCAACGCCCGGTGCGCGTGATTTTGGATGTCTTTGGTCTGGATGTGCAGGCCAGTGCCACGCTGACCCGCGAAAGCGGCGCGGTAGAGGAAGGGCAATCAGGTCGCCTGCTGTTCGCCCGCCTTGAGACGCCACGGGGCCTGCGCGTGGGGGATTTCGTGCGCGTAGAAGTAGACGAGCCGACCTTGCCCCGCGTGGCACGCCTGCCCGCGGCGGCCCTCGGGTCCGATGGGCAAATCCTGCTTTTGGGGGAAAACAATGTGCTTGAGGCGGTCGATGTCTCTCTGATGAGCCGCCAGGGCGACACGGTCCTTATTCGCGGTGAACAGGGCGCAGGCCCGTTGCAAGGCCGCGATGTGGTGCTGGCGCGTACACCGGTTCTGGGGGCGGGCATCCGCGTGAACCCGATCCGCCCCGATGCCCCAGACGCCGCCGAAGTGCCCGATACCATCGCCCTCGATCCTGACCGCCGCGCCCGTCTGATTGCCTTTGTAGAGGGCAACGGTTTCATCCCCGCTGATGTCCGCGAACGGATGCTGCGCCAACTGGCCGAGGAAGAGGTGCCAACCCGCATGGTCAACCGCCTCGAAGCGCGGATGGGCAGCTGA
- the moaB gene encoding molybdenum cofactor biosynthesis protein B → MSNLDLSRDFIACRIAVLAVSDTRTLAEDTSGDLLEQRLTEAGHRLAARQMLRDDRAAIAEQLREWCADPGIDVILTTGGTGLTGRDVTVEAHRDIYEKEIEAFGTVFTHVSMAKIGTSAVQSRATGGVSNGTYLFALPGSRGACADAWDEILVKQLDYRHRPCNFVEIMPRLDEHKRRK, encoded by the coding sequence ATGTCAAACCTTGATCTTTCCCGTGATTTCATCGCCTGCCGCATTGCTGTTCTGGCCGTTAGCGATACGCGCACTCTGGCCGAGGACACCTCGGGCGATTTGCTGGAGCAACGGCTGACGGAGGCGGGCCACCGCTTGGCCGCCCGCCAGATGCTGCGCGACGACCGCGCCGCAATTGCCGAGCAGTTGCGCGAATGGTGCGCGGACCCCGGGATTGACGTGATCCTGACCACCGGCGGCACTGGATTGACCGGGCGCGATGTGACCGTTGAGGCGCACCGGGATATCTACGAAAAGGAGATAGAGGCCTTTGGCACCGTGTTCACCCATGTCTCCATGGCAAAAATCGGCACATCGGCGGTGCAATCACGGGCCACGGGGGGCGTGTCGAACGGCACCTACCTGTTCGCATTGCCGGGAAGCCGGGGGGCTTGCGCGGATGCTTGGGATGAAATTCTCGTGAAGCAACTCGACTATCGGCACCGTCCCTGCAACTTTGTAGAGATTATGCCAAGACTGGATGAACACAAGCGGCGCAAGTGA
- a CDS encoding uracil-DNA glycosylase yields the protein MDSWGYWDTLAALEWQVELGADEAMLDDPLDRFDLPTPVAMPKPEGRKAPAGAPTPAAPARQAAPKVDAVAIARQMAEAAGTLEALKTAMAGFEHCQLRRGARNLVFGEGAPSARVMVVGEAPTRDEDTQGKPFVGAEGALFDKMFAAIGLDRAKEGAEGVYVANILPWRPPQNRELAPEELAMMAPFMQRHIALIAPDVLVVMGNDACAGLLGRRGVSRMRGNWGEVAGTPALPMYRPGFLLRNPAAKREAWADLLAIKARLA from the coding sequence ATGGACAGCTGGGGCTATTGGGATACGCTTGCCGCGTTGGAGTGGCAGGTGGAATTGGGCGCGGATGAAGCGATGCTGGATGATCCGCTCGACCGCTTCGATCTGCCCACCCCCGTCGCCATGCCCAAGCCCGAGGGCCGCAAAGCCCCCGCCGGCGCCCCGACGCCTGCCGCGCCCGCAAGGCAGGCCGCGCCCAAGGTCGATGCCGTGGCCATTGCCCGACAGATGGCGGAAGCCGCTGGCACCTTGGAGGCGTTGAAAACGGCCATGGCTGGGTTCGAGCACTGCCAGCTGAGGCGCGGTGCACGCAACCTTGTGTTTGGGGAAGGGGCCCCCTCGGCCCGCGTGATGGTGGTGGGAGAGGCCCCAACCCGTGATGAAGATACGCAAGGCAAGCCCTTTGTCGGCGCGGAGGGTGCGCTGTTTGACAAGATGTTCGCGGCCATCGGTCTGGACCGTGCGAAGGAAGGGGCAGAGGGCGTGTACGTCGCCAACATTCTGCCGTGGCGCCCACCCCAGAACCGAGAGCTCGCGCCCGAAGAGCTGGCGATGATGGCCCCATTCATGCAGCGCCACATCGCCCTGATCGCGCCCGATGTCCTTGTGGTGATGGGCAATGATGCCTGCGCGGGGCTGTTGGGACGGCGCGGCGTGTCGCGGATGCGCGGAAATTGGGGAGAGGTCGCAGGAACGCCAGCTCTGCCGATGTATCGGCCCGGATTTTTGCTACGCAACCCCGCCGCCAAACGAGAGGCATGGGCCGATCTGCTGGCGATCAAAGCGCGGCTGGCGTGA
- a CDS encoding aspartate carbamoyltransferase catalytic subunit gives MTFNKQHLLGIEELSQLEITTLLDRADLHAEAERGARDHGAPLKGLTQINMFFENSTRTQASFEIAGKRLGADVMNMAMQTSSVKKGETLIDTALTLNAMHPDLLVVRHPHSGAVKLLADKVNCAVLNAGDGRHEHPTQALLDALTIRRAKGRLHRLNIAICGDIAHSRVARSNIMLLGKMENRIRLIGPPTLMPSGVRDWGVEVYDDMETGLAGCDVVMMLRLQKERMDGAFIPSEREYYHRFGLDAAKLSVAKDDAIIMHPGPMNRGVEIDGLLADDINRSVIQEQVEMGVAVRMAAMEILAENLRERRAAA, from the coding sequence ATGACATTCAACAAGCAACACCTTCTGGGCATTGAAGAGCTGTCGCAGCTGGAAATCACGACATTGCTTGATCGTGCCGACCTCCACGCCGAGGCCGAGCGGGGCGCACGCGACCATGGCGCGCCGCTCAAGGGGCTTACCCAGATCAATATGTTCTTCGAGAACTCGACCCGCACCCAAGCCAGCTTCGAGATCGCCGGAAAGCGCCTTGGGGCCGACGTGATGAATATGGCCATGCAGACCAGCAGCGTGAAGAAGGGCGAAACGCTGATCGACACCGCCCTGACCCTGAACGCCATGCACCCGGATCTTCTGGTTGTGCGCCATCCGCATTCCGGCGCGGTGAAGCTGCTGGCCGACAAGGTGAACTGTGCCGTGCTGAACGCGGGCGATGGTCGCCACGAACACCCCACGCAGGCGCTTCTGGATGCGCTGACGATCCGCCGCGCCAAGGGCCGGCTACATCGCCTGAACATCGCCATTTGTGGCGACATCGCCCATAGCCGGGTGGCCCGGTCCAACATCATGCTTCTGGGCAAGATGGAAAACCGCATCCGACTGATTGGCCCGCCGACCCTGATGCCATCGGGGGTGCGTGATTGGGGGGTAGAGGTCTATGACGATATGGAAACCGGCCTTGCAGGCTGCGATGTGGTGATGATGCTTCGCCTGCAAAAAGAGCGGATGGACGGCGCGTTTATCCCGTCAGAGCGGGAATACTACCACCGCTTCGGCCTCGACGCCGCCAAGCTGAGCGTAGCCAAGGATGACGCCATCATCATGCACCCCGGCCCGATGAACCGGGGCGTCGAGATTGACGGACTCCTGGCCGATGACATCAACCGCTCCGTGATTCAGGAGCAGGTCGAAATGGGAGTTGCCGTACGTATGGCTGCAATGGAAATCCTCGCTGAAAACCTTCGCGAACGGAGGGCGGCGGCATGA
- the pyrC gene encoding dihydroorotase: MTNALFHNARLIDPEAGTEKLGWVRIEDGLIAEIGEGARSGGVDCGGLCLAPGIVDVGVKVGEPGERHKESFRTAGLAAAAGGVTTMVTRPDTTTAIDTPEVLDFVTRRGRDHSAVRVAPMAALTRGREGREMVEIGFLRDAGAVAFTDGDAVTENTKVLSRCMTYARSLGALIVGHPQEPMLSDGAAVTSGKFASLRGLPAVSPMAERMGLERDLALVEMTGVAYHADQISTAAALPALSRAKAALDVTAGVSIHHLTLNEFDVADYRTFFKLKPPLRSEDDRQAMVEAVRDGTIDIICSMHTPQDEESKRLPFEVAASGAVGLETLLPAAMRLVHSGQLTLPELFRALSFNPARRFGQPSGRMAAGAPADLVLFDPDMPFQLDRTTLHSKSKNTPFDAARMQGRVLRTLVGGETVFEASL, from the coding sequence ATGACCAATGCGCTTTTTCACAACGCCCGGTTGATTGACCCCGAGGCGGGGACAGAAAAGCTCGGTTGGGTGCGGATCGAAGACGGCTTGATTGCCGAAATCGGTGAGGGTGCGCGTTCGGGAGGCGTTGATTGCGGCGGGCTCTGCCTTGCGCCCGGCATCGTGGATGTTGGCGTGAAAGTGGGCGAACCCGGCGAACGCCACAAGGAAAGTTTCCGCACCGCAGGCCTTGCCGCCGCCGCCGGGGGCGTGACCACCATGGTGACCCGCCCAGATACCACCACCGCGATTGATACCCCCGAAGTGCTGGATTTCGTCACCCGCCGGGGCCGCGACCATTCTGCCGTGCGCGTCGCCCCCATGGCCGCGCTGACCCGAGGCCGCGAGGGCCGCGAAATGGTCGAGATCGGCTTTCTGCGCGATGCCGGTGCGGTGGCCTTTACCGATGGCGATGCGGTGACCGAGAACACCAAGGTGCTCAGCCGCTGCATGACCTATGCGCGGTCCCTTGGCGCTCTGATTGTGGGCCACCCGCAGGAGCCGATGCTCAGCGACGGGGCGGCTGTGACCTCGGGCAAGTTCGCCTCACTGCGGGGGTTGCCGGCGGTGTCGCCCATGGCCGAACGCATGGGGCTGGAACGGGACCTTGCACTGGTTGAGATGACAGGCGTGGCCTATCATGCGGATCAGATCTCGACCGCTGCCGCCCTGCCCGCCCTGTCTCGCGCCAAGGCCGCGCTGGACGTGACGGCGGGCGTGTCGATCCACCACCTGACGCTGAATGAATTCGACGTGGCCGATTACCGGACGTTCTTCAAGCTAAAGCCGCCTTTGCGCTCCGAGGATGATCGCCAGGCGATGGTGGAGGCCGTGCGCGACGGCACGATTGATATCATCTGCTCCATGCACACGCCCCAGGACGAAGAAAGCAAACGCCTGCCGTTTGAGGTCGCGGCCTCGGGCGCGGTGGGGTTGGAAACGCTTTTGCCCGCCGCCATGCGGCTGGTGCATTCGGGGCAATTGACCCTGCCAGAGCTGTTCCGCGCCTTGTCCTTCAACCCCGCACGGCGGTTTGGGCAACCCTCGGGCCGGATGGCGGCGGGGGCGCCTGCGGATTTGGTGCTGTTTGATCCCGACATGCCGTTCCAACTGGACCGGACGACGTTGCACTCAAAATCCAAGAACACGCCGTTTGATGCGGCGCGGATGCAAGGCCGGGTGCTGCGCACCCTTGTGGGCGGTGAAACTGTGTTTGAGGCAAGCCTATGA
- the plsY gene encoding glycerol-3-phosphate 1-O-acyltransferase PlsY, with protein MPMIETALPLLGLTALLAYVLGSVPFGIVMARLFGLGDLRSVGSGNIGATNVLRTGNKLAAFLTLVLDAGKGAIAVLVARFLVGEDAAQLAGFAAFLGHCFPIFLGFKGGKGVATFLGTLLALAWPIGAAACAAWAVTAGLFRISSLAALVAAALSPLAAWALGFPTAILFCIALAVLIFIRHHANIARLATGQEPRIGKKT; from the coding sequence ATTCCGATGATCGAAACCGCGCTGCCCCTCCTCGGGCTTACAGCCCTCCTCGCATATGTCTTGGGATCGGTGCCGTTCGGCATTGTGATGGCGCGACTTTTTGGGTTGGGAGATCTGCGCAGTGTCGGTTCGGGTAACATTGGCGCAACGAACGTCTTGCGCACCGGCAATAAGCTCGCGGCGTTTCTGACCTTGGTTCTGGACGCCGGGAAGGGCGCGATTGCGGTATTGGTTGCACGGTTCCTCGTCGGGGAAGATGCGGCGCAACTCGCTGGTTTCGCCGCATTTCTGGGCCATTGCTTCCCTATTTTCCTGGGCTTCAAGGGCGGCAAAGGGGTGGCGACGTTCTTGGGCACGTTGCTGGCCTTGGCCTGGCCCATCGGGGCGGCCGCATGTGCCGCTTGGGCCGTGACCGCTGGCCTGTTCCGCATCTCGTCGCTTGCGGCGCTGGTGGCGGCAGCGCTGAGCCCGCTGGCCGCGTGGGCCTTGGGCTTCCCGACGGCGATCTTGTTCTGCATCGCCTTGGCAGTGCTGATCTTCATTCGGCACCACGCCAACATCGCGCGTCTTGCGACGGGGCAAGAACCGCGTATTGGCAAGAAAACCTGA
- a CDS encoding DUF805 domain-containing protein: MDFMTAVKHVLANYANFSGRARRSEFWWWALFAMIVSVVAQIVDGAIGMPILYIITTLGLLIPNIAVAVRRMHDIGKSGWWILIVLIPLVGIILYIYWFVQRGTVGPNDYGPDPYDTPVAV, encoded by the coding sequence ATGGATTTCATGACTGCTGTTAAGCACGTCTTAGCTAACTACGCCAACTTCTCGGGCCGCGCTCGGCGCTCGGAGTTCTGGTGGTGGGCATTGTTCGCCATGATCGTCAGCGTTGTGGCGCAGATCGTGGACGGCGCAATTGGCATGCCGATCCTCTACATCATCACGACCCTCGGCCTGCTGATCCCCAACATCGCCGTCGCCGTGCGCCGGATGCACGACATCGGAAAATCCGGCTGGTGGATCCTGATCGTGCTGATCCCTCTCGTCGGCATCATCCTTTACATCTACTGGTTCGTACAGCGTGGTACGGTTGGCCCGAACGATTACGGCCCAGACCCTTACGACACACCTGTGGCCGTATAA
- a CDS encoding DUF805 domain-containing protein, which translates to MGFAKAIIHCYGNMLHFSGRARRSEFWWFMLWTIIAGMAAGAAIGYYAINSPELAYQMQQAQRYGTANPAFVEQYRYYAGYYAAANLILFWLPGLAVTIRRLHDTDRSGAWYFIQLIPIIGAIWFFVLMCLPGTYGNNRFGGDSAPDRKRPVPSHPAFAGALEGEAREQAEVARRAEAQEYYRRHVLPSIQKA; encoded by the coding sequence ATGGGTTTCGCAAAGGCAATTATTCATTGCTACGGCAACATGTTGCACTTCTCTGGGCGCGCGCGGCGGTCAGAGTTCTGGTGGTTCATGCTGTGGACGATTATCGCAGGCATGGCCGCAGGCGCAGCTATTGGGTATTACGCCATCAACAGCCCGGAACTGGCTTACCAGATGCAACAGGCTCAACGCTACGGGACCGCAAACCCGGCGTTTGTGGAGCAATACCGATACTATGCGGGCTATTACGCGGCTGCGAACCTGATTTTGTTTTGGCTTCCTGGCCTTGCCGTGACGATCCGCAGGTTGCATGACACGGACCGGTCCGGCGCGTGGTATTTTATCCAGCTTATCCCGATTATTGGCGCGATCTGGTTTTTCGTTCTGATGTGCCTGCCCGGCACCTACGGCAACAACCGCTTTGGCGGCGACAGCGCCCCGGATCGCAAGCGCCCGGTTCCGTCGCATCCGGCCTTTGCCGGCGCGCTGGAGGGGGAGGCGCGAGAGCAGGCCGAGGTGGCCCGCCGAGCGGAAGCACAGGAATATTATCGGCGCCATGTTCTCCCCTCGATCCAGAAGGCGTAA